From Nicotiana tabacum cultivar K326 chromosome 15, ASM71507v2, whole genome shotgun sequence, the proteins below share one genomic window:
- the LOC107808833 gene encoding protein RGF1 INDUCIBLE TRANSCRIPTION FACTOR 1 has protein sequence MGAGIPDEEENNWPLWLKPLLKEKFFGHCKLHADSHKSECNMYCLDCINGPLCSLCLAHHKDHIAIQIRRSSYHDVIRVNEIQKYLDISSVQTYIINSAKVVFLNERPQPRPGKGVTNTCQVCERSLLDSFKFCSLGCKVVGSSKNFVKKPKQLSAKRRRSMVAASDSDDSYSSSSHGRYKSHSNKVQSFTPSTPPPTSVNYKTAKRRKGIPHRSPMGGLLIEY, from the exons ATG GGAGCTGGAATACCTGATGAAGAGGAAAATAATTGGCCACTATGGTTAAAGCCATTGCTTAAAGAAAAATTCTTTGGCCATTGCAAATTACATGCTGATTCTCACAAGAGTGAATGCAATATGTATTGTCTTGATTGTATAAATGGCCCTCTTTGTTCTCTTTGTTTAGCACATCACAAGGACCATATTGCTATTCAG ATAAGGAGGTCATCATACCATGATGTGATAAGGGTGAATGAAATTCAAAAGTATTTGGACATTTCTTCAGTCCAAACATACATTATCAACAGTGCTAAGGTTGTCTTTTTGAATGAAAGGCCACAACCTAGGCCAGGCAAAGGTGTAACAAATACTTGTCAAGTTTGTGAAAGGAGCCTTCTTGATTCCTTCAAATTCTGCTCTCTTGGTTGCAAG GTTGTCGGGTCCTCAAAGAACTTCGTTAAGAAACCGAAGCAATTATCCGCGAAAAGGCGGCGGTCGATGGTGGCGGCATCGGACTCCGATGACTCTTACAGCAGCAGCAGCCATGGTAGGTACAAGAGCCACAGCAACAAGGTCCAAAGTTTTACTCCGTCGACGCCCCCTCCAACTTCAGTTAATTACAAAACGGCCAAGCGAAGAAAGGGAATTCCACATAGATCCCCAATGGGAGGACTACTCATAGAATATTAA